The Brassica napus cultivar Da-Ae unplaced genomic scaffold, Da-Ae ScsIHWf_1729;HRSCAF=2359, whole genome shotgun sequence DNA segment TTTTGTAATCTCTTGATAGATTTGAGATTTCCTTATTCAATATTTATTGGGTTTTCAGGTAAGAAAAAGGGTACAAGAGAGGTGAGGCAACCCACCAAGGTTCTCTGGATGAATAGACTGAGGGTGTTGAGGCGTTTCCTTCTCAACTACCGTGAGAAAAACAAGATCGACAAGCACATGTACCATGACATGTACAAGAAAGTGAAGGGTGGCGTGTTTAAGAACAAGCGCGTGCTTATGGAGAGCATCCACAAGTCCAAGGTTGAGCAGGCGAGAGAGAAGACACTCTCTGGCCAGTTTGAGGCCAAGCGTGTTAAGAACAAGGCTAGGAAGGAGAGAAAGTTTGCCAGAAAGAAGGAACGTTTAGCTAGAGGAGCCGGAGGTGGAGAGATAGCTGTTGTGTCTTAAGTTTACTTCTTCAATAagaaattgttttcttttacatGATTTTGTTGGAACCGTTTTGCTCTCATGGTTGGGATCTCACTAATTTACTATTAATAAACGGGAAAATGGTTATTAAAATCCCAAACTTACAGATTTTGGCCATTTAAAGCATCTACTTAGGCTTATacaacttaaaacatcaaacgtttattgacttttatttttatcCTAAACTTTGTTTGACAAAGCCACATTAGGCACATCGTTAAACTCTCTAACAGAATTATAAACAGAGTTAATTAACTCCTAAGTCCAGTTAAATAAAAGATGTCAACTTTTTTAGGCTCGCAACTACCTGTAGGCATATGCAATTCCATAGCTACCGAATCAAAAGCCGCTTTGAAGAGTTGCGAGAAGCTCTGCGTTTCTCAGGCTTATTtggaaaaaccccaaaaaaactAAAGTGTGATTGATGTATATGATAGAAccatattatataaactacaaaTAACTGAATATCGTAAagaataaatttgataaaattataccaaagattaagaaaatgatgattCAACTGCAGAGGCGAGATATTATCTATTTCCTTCTTATTATGAGTATCTCGCCTCTGCAGTTGaatcatcattttcttaatctttggtataattttatcaaatttattctTTACAATATTCAGTTCTGCatagtttatataatacag contains these protein-coding regions:
- the LOC125598514 gene encoding 60S ribosomal protein L19-2-like — protein: MVALVSTSKTRTKLTSEEDAAIIPEGCAATAATPKECPVLWAVLSVLTEYFCMLMPPFAMQKFSRVFKDSRVWVFQRHSGYGKKKGTREVRQPTKVLWMNRLRVLRRFLLNYREKNKIDKHMYHDMYKKVKGGVFKNKRVLMESIHKSKVEQAREKTLSGQFEAKRVKNKARKERKFARKKERLARGAGGGEIAVVS